Proteins from one Macrobrachium rosenbergii isolate ZJJX-2024 chromosome 14, ASM4041242v1, whole genome shotgun sequence genomic window:
- the LOC136845520 gene encoding uncharacterized protein, which produces MGKGFYAGVQTMTVEQCEPGADGSKKLTLTYHAKRELTLTYHAKRELTLNRHVKRELTLTYHAKRELTITYHAKRELTHTCHTKRELTLTQLTITRHAKIELTITHHAKRELTLTCHTERELTLTYHTKRELTLTRHAKRELTLTRHAKRELTVTRHAKRDYLGLTLILHAKRGLTLTRHAKRELTLTCHTKRELTLTRRTKRELTITHQSTVTCHTKRKLTLTRHAKRELTLICHTKRELTLTRHTKRELTLTCHTKRELTLTCHTKRELTLTRHAKRELTLTYHTKRELTLTRYTERELTLTYLTKRELTLTRRT; this is translated from the exons AATTAACTCTCACCTATCATGCAAAAAGAGAATTAACTCTCACCTATCATGCAAAAAGAGAATTAACTCTCAACCGTCATGTAAAAAGAGAATTAACTCTCACCTATCATGCAAAAAGAGAATTAACCATCACCTATCATGCAAAAAGAGAATTAACTCACACCTGTCatacaaaaagagaattaactCTCACCc AATTAACTATCACCCGCCATGCAAAAATAGAATTAACTATCACCCACCATGCAAAAAGAGAATTAACTCTCACCTGTCACACAGAAAGAGAATTAACTCTCACCTATCatacaaaaagagaattaactCTCACCCGTCATGCAAAAAGAGAATTAACTCTCACCCGTCATGCAAAAAGAGAATTAACTGTCACCCGTCATGCAAAAAGAGACTACCT AGGATTAACTCTCATCCTTCATGCAAAAAGAGGATTAACTCTCACCCGTCATGCAAAAAGAGAATTAACTCTTACCTGTCACACAAAAAGAGAATTAACTCTCACCCGTCGCACAAAAAGAGAATTAACTATCACCCATC AATCAACTGTCACCTgtcacacaaaaagaaaattaactctcACCCGTCATGCAAAAAGAGAATTAACTCTCATCTGTCACACAAAAAGAGAATTAACTCTCACCCGTCatacaaaaagagaattaactCTCACCTGTCACACAAAAAGAGAATTAACTCTCACCTGTCACACAAAAAGAGAATTAACTCTCACCCGTCATGCAAAAAGAGAATTAACTCTCACCTATCatacaaaaagagaattaactCTCACCCGTTATACAGAAAGAGAATTAACTCTCACCTATCttacaaaaagagaattaactCTCACCCGTCGTACATAG